The Melanotaenia boesemani isolate fMelBoe1 chromosome 3, fMelBoe1.pri, whole genome shotgun sequence genome contains the following window.
AcaaatttctgctttttgtttttcttcagtgtttAAACAGttaattgtttatatttttaatccacaaactgatgtttttatttttggggtAAATGTAATTAATGGTTTTCTTTGaatgatttttcatttatttatttttttaattttgtaaagcactttgtgcaaCATTCAAgagattcatttattttattacaaaaggACCATGAAACGGTAAGAAATGAAAGGATGTATGATACTGAAGCAGAGCCTCCTCCTGGACCGGTCCAGCCTCTGTGGGATGGCAGTGTTGTCCAGAATGGTCGACTAGTTTTCTTAGAGAACAAATCGGTGGTTTATTAAATCCTCTGCGTGTGACTGATGGATCTAACCCACCATCTGGTTGTAAATCTGCCTCCAGGTTTCTTCTTTGAGCCCACGCTGTTCACTGATGTCCAGGACCACATGTACATGGCTAAAGAGGAGTCGTTTGGCCCCGTCATGATTATTTCCAAGTTCAAGAGTGGGTGAGTTTAAACCCCAGACGGCTTCATGCCTTTTGTACGCAACCACTTGCTTCCTTGAGTTTAACTTTGTTCTGTTTCTGGCTGCGTCTCGTCAGCGAGGTGGACGACGTCCTGAGGCGAGCCAATGCCACAGAGTACGGCCTGGCGTCGGGTGTTTTCACTCGGGACATCAGCAAAGCTCTGTATGTGAGCGAGAAGCTCAACGCCGGCACCGTTTTCGTTAACACCTACAACAAGACGGACGTAGCCTCACCTTTCGGAGGCTTTAAGCAGTCTGGATTCGGCAAAGACCTGGGTAAGAAAACCACTTCCATTAAATAATTCATGGTTTTAGTAGATTCAGCAGCTAACAGAGTTTACCAAGACAACAAATACAAGCCTGagataaataaaatccatttctAATGTTTGTGTTGCAGGACAGGAAGCTCTAAACGAATACCTGAAGACGAAGGCGGTGACCATCGAGTACTAAAGTTTGCCCACGACTGACGGAGGTGACTGGAAGCGTGGACACCGACAGGGGAGACCAAGCCTTAACACGCTAACTGACCACATGATGCCCAACATGCTAAATTAGTCCAACAGGTCACCGTTCAAGCCTCAGCAGGCTGTCCCCAGGCTCAGCTGTGAAGTTAGAGGACAAAACTCTGGTTTAACAaacttcttttatttctaatacAGTTTAGATTAGGTCAGaacattttataaaaggtcTGAGCGACCACCACGGCAGACTCCTGATTTCCTGGCTGTTCAGCATCTTTTAATTatgaatttaaaacaaaaacacggCTCACTCTGACTTTGTATACTCTTGTACTAAACGGCTTCATTGTTTtagattaataaaaacaacttttcacCAACAAAAAACCATCTCATCTGCATCACTGAAAACAATCACCTTTCCTTAAAGAAAATCCATGAAAGATTAAATGGTACGAGACTGGGCTCAAACGTGAGTCAACAGGCTTTCAGCAACAGCATGaaacttttctcacatttgttTGAATTCATTCAAATCCATGAAAATGCACCACATTATAACACATTCGATTATATCCTCAGATCAACACTTAGAAATATAGTTAATCCTATTTCAGCTTTACAACGTAGTAAATATTCCTTTCTGCCAGCATGTCACTTCACCAACTTTATTTTCTTAGTAATCAGAAGATCTGGTTGAAAGCATATTTCTGTTCAGGCTGCAGAAAGGTTAACGTGGCTTTTTTTAACTAAGTGTTGATCATATCCGGACAAGCTGGTGGGGCTTTAACATGACACCAGGagctggacaaaaaaaaaaaaaaaaaaaaaaaaaaaactcgctTTGGGGCGTATTAtctatgtttaaataaaactgtgctGGAAGAAAATTTTCTAGCCAGAACTTTGCAGCTTTTTAACGTGATGCTGCGTCCCAGTTGGTGGCTGTAACACTAACTACTGAAACACAATAAGATGGACCACTTATGTCATGAGTGGGTTTTCCTGCAGTCTGAGATTTCATGTCTTGGTGTGGATCTGCATGTGTCTCAGCATGTCTTTCTTATATGCGAATGGTCTGGAGCAGATGTCGCAGCGGTACGGCTTCTCCCCTGTGTGCATCCTGGTGTGAGTGATCAGGTTGCTCCTCTGTCTGAACCCCTTCCCACACACCTGACATGTGTACGGCCTCTCCACCGTGTGGATCCTCATGTGGATCCTCAGACACTCGCCTCGTGCAAACGTCTTGCCGCATTCCTTGCAGAGGTACGGCCTCTGTCCCGTGTGAATCAACATGTGCCTTTTTAAATGGGTGGATGTGGTAAATGTTTTTCCGCAGATGTGACACAGGTTGTCCTCCCTGGAAGGTAAGATGACGGGCATGTTTTCTGTGTGGGAATTAACATGTAGCACGAAGGAATTCCTGCAATGGAAAGATTCTCCACACATCCGACAACAAAAAGGATTAGTTTTTTTCTTAGCATTTAGGCTTTGCTTCGCCCTGACTTTTGACTTTACTGCCATCCAAAGTGGGTTTGAACCCCTGTGTTCAGCATCACTGACGTAGTTTTCTTCTCCACTATTGGAGGAAACTGGCTGGAAAAAATCTGTCTGGTCATAACTACCTGCTTCCTCCGTTTTCCTTCCCTCTGCAGAGGAGTGaggaaggaaaaactgaaaGCAAGAGGCTGAAGGCTCTGAGCTCTGTGTGGAGTTTAAACCAGGAGTAGCTTCATTTCTTAAAAGGTCCTGCAGCATTTCTTTGTCTTCATTCTGCCAGTCTTCCTCATTTTGCTGCTTCACCTGCGTGTGGAACGACTGGTTGGAGGAGTTTATTCCAGATGAACCGAGTCCTGGGGAGGCTGGAGACAAAAAGAatgcatcaaaacaaacatatctGCGTTTGCTGAAGGAAGGACTGGCATTTCATACTATTTAAATAAGCTTTATTATGAGCACAGTGAAAGCATTCACACGGATAACTGAGTGCATTTGAAGATTATTTGCACATCCTCTTATTTTCTGTACGTTTTTTGGCCTTCAATAAGTTCAGTATGCATCAACAGatcaaaaccattaaaaaataaaatattcagctCATTCAGGGGAAGGGTGGCATTCAACTTCATAATATCTTTAAtcatcatttaattaaaaaaaatacactggtTATAATGgacctcttgcctgctaatcgCTGGGATAGACTCCCAAAATCCTGAATTTGAATAGGTGGTATagaaaattgatggatggatataaTGGACAGAACCTTCAAAACACTTTCAGGCATAGTCATCTTCAAAAAGTTTGTCATTCCACAAAGAACTAATCCAGAAACGTAATTAACACTTTAACATGTCCACAACACATTCACCTTTAGCTCTGACATACAGATGTTTGATATCTTTAATGGTTTCCAGCATATTCTGATCCAAAGATGGACTTCAGATTCAGTGAAATTCAGTGTTTATGATGAGTGTGTACGACACAGAACTCTGGGAGCCAGAGAGAACAAAGAGAAACTGATCAGAGGGAAATATTTCAACCTCCCTCTTTGTCAACAACTTTTGCAGTAGGAGCATCACTTTAACATCAGATCAGAGCACACTGGCAGCTCTCTCTCCCACCGTGTGACTTTTACAGCTGTGTGGTTTAAACTTTTTGTCCTATAATCAAGGATCATCCTCCAGCTGTCCCACAGGATGGGATCTGTCCCAAACAGCAGAaagttctttctgtttttaccaAAGTGGTCATTTCAGGGACTTtttaagacaaagaaagaaatgaaacatTGATCTGTGCAGCAAAGGCATatgtgtgacagcagcagttATTGTTTTACCACTAAATTAAGAGGTTTGAGACTAGATTTCAGTGCATTTTCAGTGCACAGTAAGGAACACTGCACTTAggtcaccatgacaacataacttaaaactaaaaaaaaggacGCACAGGTCCTGTTCGAGgcataaaaacatatttcaaaagGCTGATCTGGTTCTGCATCATCGATTTAAGCTTTCTAGCGTGAATTTCACACATGTTGAAATCCTCTTTACTGATACTCTAAGTCTCCTTTCACATAAATTCAACAACAGATCCCATTCAAACTCCTTATTCAAAGCTTGACTTCagacattttattattcttaaaaCGTCTTCAGTCAACCAATCATTTACTAACATTTCCAGTTTTCAGTACATTCAGCCAAAACTATTCATTAGAACGTATTCACGtgctttttcataaaaaaacatgctCGGGCTATAAATTGGATTAATGTGGATTATATCAAAGATATGTATTATTTGGATTATAAATTAACAACAATTAATTCAACAATtacataatttttatatttgtgaaaGCTTAATGTGAGTAGAATAGAGAAATATAGTAAGAAGCAGTAAGTCCGTAACGTAACCAACCTGCCGTTATCAGTGCTGTTTCCTCCGGTTCCAGCGGCTCGGCTACAGTTAGCAGCCCGCTGTGTTTACCTTCCTCTCCGGACACAAACGCGTCATTGTGAAGCTCCAAAATGGTTCTCTCCACAGCTCCGAAGATCTCCGCTGCCGCCGCCGTCAGACGTTCATTAACAAACACTTTTAGCTGCTctaactttaacattttaaaagacgATTGAACCATTCTAACTGGAGGCATTGGAGGTTACTTCTTCTTCGGTTGTCTTTGCTTGGAgcgaagatgtttttttttcttcttcttcttctttgctttccTTTAATGGGGATGTGTGCTGCCCTCTTGTGGTAATTTGATAAACTGGGTTATAAACCCCACCGGGACGAATCTGCCAAAATTAGAGATGTAAACATGGTTATTTTGGTTCATTGCTAGTTtcctttgcttgtttttctatCAGATTTATAATTTAATACTACCCTTATCCTAAGACAAGGTGCTCTCCTaaaaatttctattaaaaacattacagattaatattttgTGTCCACTAATGACCTGAAAGGAGTCTTTAgtgcaggggtagccaacgttggtcctcgagggcaccaatccggcaggttttccagatttccctgctccagcacacctgactcaaattaaatagatccaacagcctataaggatctccacaatgactcgttagtttaagtcaggtgtgttggagcacggaaatctggaaaacctgctggattggtgccctcgaggaccaacgttggctacccctgctttAGTGAATTTGTCCCAACTGACCTGTTGGCatttaagaaatattaaaatctgaatttcaaagctgtttaataaaaacactgtcatACAAAAATAATCTAATATGATGTAACATAAATCGTCAAAAATtcctgaaaaggaaaaaaagatcatattaccttatttatttattttgccattTGATCTTCAGCttactttatttatctatcAAATTTGtactctttttttgtatttctatcattctttaatttttatttctgattttatttctggATTATTAaccttttacatttcttttctcaccaaattttttcttctatcattcatgtatttattgttttttttttgtttgtttgttttgtttttaattcagtcaCATTTACTTGTCCCTTATTTCTAATCTTGCATTTTCTTCAGTTTAAATCCCAAAAggtttatatattttcatttgttttgggtCAATCAACATCACTGTAGGAGCCACAAAATGTTTGGAGGATAAACTGTATTATTTTTagattgtttattctttttactttagttttgaTGACAGTAATTATGCATAGGTTGGTCACATGGATATCGGTGGTTACTCTgagcctgtttgtgtgtgtcactATTTTGTATTGACCACCACCTTTGAGTTGATTGCTGTGATTTATTTTCGTTGATTTTGGAATAAGTTGGACCACGTTGGACTaagttagttttctttttctgtaataaaattATAAGATGTATTCTGGCCCAACGTCAGCCTCTCTGTCGGTGATCTTTGCTTTACAAAGTTACAATTATGGTGCAGGTAGTGTTGTTATGCTGAGCCCATTTGCTCCAGCGTGTGACATGAAAGTGTGGCGGGTATTGTTCTGATATCTTGATCCATCATTAAAAAAGTGACATGATCACACCAACGAGGCCTCGGTATGACATATGCATATTAAGCTGCTCCTGGGGATTTTGAAGGGAATGAAGTCGTTAAAGGGGTAGtacacccaaaaatgtgttttttgagctgtaaatacAGTATTACTGAATTGTGATAAAAACTACAtgtactgttgataaaattggtatttttaaaatttattttaaaaacaggattttgttggtaaaaaaaatggctaataacgccctctacagggttgcaaaaagcagactttaaagttaaatatataaacttcatccagaagcatcagaggaaacagctcagtctgcagctgcagaggagcaGGACAGGCTGTGGGACCTCCGACAGCCGAGCTGGTTTCTAATCACCATCAGCAGGTGAtcagatttttaattattttaaagttggttaacTGCAATTTAATTCTTGTgcttctttcaggtgcaaccatTAAACAGTGGATTTTCTGCTGTATGCACAAAGTCTGGAGAAACGGAAACGGAAAACCGCCTCTGATCCcggcaggacttcctctgaggacacggctgctgcggtGCCGTGTGGCATccctggcctcaccctctccaatcacagctgcagcaccgcccacccagctggaacacccaggaactacaaagaaatattatttaacagtaaataatctgctaccaatctcagatttatctgtacattttcattttataaattaaaacaaaggaataaatcACCGGCATGCGGCGCCTCTGGCGTCTTGTCCTGTGATGCAGCGtagacagcatctgccacctgctgccgcCTCGGCCTTTCTGACCCTGGTGATGACCATCCGTCTCCACCAAATTAAATCTTTTCTAGTTTTCCAACGTGGTCCCTCAGGATGTTTTACATTCTGACGAAAAtctgcttcttccctcttttcctctcCCGAGTCATCATGGAAATAAAATTGATGAATATTATAGGGGTTcactgaccttttatagccaccctGAGGGGGGGGACAATGCGCTCCCTCACGTGCATTAACTTTAGGACTGATTAATAAATGGAAACATGCGTGGGATGTGCATACACGCTCTTTTCTGGATGTTTTTGTgtgctgcatttccttttttccctacGTTCACCACCTGTATTCTGCTTTgccagttttataaatgaggcccctggccTTGGAGAAGCAGCAGCTTCCAGAGGTGGAGCTATCCATCAGGCAGCTATGTGGTGGACAAAAGATTTCAGAGGATGACGACGAGAAGTCGTCCTTTCTGATGTGATGAAAATTACTGAACACTGGTCTATCATGTGCAAGTATGTTGCTTTTcctgtagttttgttttttttttttttaattctgtggCCAAACATAAAAGgatgaaaacactttattttatttaaagtaaaaaatcatTCTAACTAAACAAATCAGTTTTAATGCTCACattcttttaaacaaacactTGATCATTTAGGGACACGGTGCATTGAAAATAGCTTTATTGTCcataaaaagaacaataaaaagacCAGGACAAACCACTGCTCATCTTCTTTGCCACTTCCAATCCAAAACATTTGCACTGCTGGAACCTACAGCAACCGGCTGCTACATCTTCCACCTCGTAGCCATGTTTCTAACTGCCCTGTGGAGTATATGGATATAGAAGTGCTGTAATAAATGATCTAACATCTAAGAGCAGTTATTTCTGTATTAATGGTAACTCGTGCATTCGTTTAACAACCTTCCACATAAGGAGAAGACAGAACAATGCCTTGAATTTTTCTTCTACCATAATTTAAGTCACAAAGTTTGGCTTCAAAGCGAAGCTTCAgttcaacacatttttccttcctCGACCTGTCGGAGTGAAGGGGAACACGACGACCTTCAGAACAACTCCAAACTTTAAATATCAAAGGCCAGCTAACATAACGCTGAGAAAAAGACAGATTCTTTGTAACATAGTCACAGTTTTATCAAAGAAAACCtaatcaaaacataaaaaattaaagcacttttttaaatatatagacACTTGACAAATTCAAGCTTGTTTTCAATTTCCATGTTTCATCCATTTCCAtcccagctgcagcagagatCTCAGTGTCCAAGAAGCCCCGTGcctgcagacataaaaacagatCGCAGATGTAACTTCCCACTTCATGAGGAAAACTagcttcatttttacttttcacaAGAAATAAGAACTCTCACCTTTAAATCCCTCTTCAGGCATTCTCACTGTGGAGGGAGAACATGaagaaacaaatttatttctgtttcaggaAGCATGGCTTctggttttctccatattgtaAATACATCTCTAATTTCAGGCATCTTCCCTCCAGCCCCAAAAAAAGCTGCTGCAAGAACAACTTAAGACTCGTCACTCATGAGCACCTACAGGCCGATttcaaacctcccctttctcAGTAGGATTCTAGAGGAAGCTGTCTTCCAACAGCTggacaacttcctgacactaaataagtGTTTGACGTCcaccagtcaggttttcagccACTCCACAGCACTGAGGTCGCTGTACTCCTCAGTATCTACGTTTCACAATCAGATCAGCAGGTAAAAATCACCATATCTACATGGTTTCTGTGGTGGGTGTTTTTGAGTGTGCTTGAACCAGGTGGGGGTTACGTGATGTAATGAGTTTCAAGGAAGACTTGAAAATGGGACTGAGGCGGATACGTTGATTATATAGATTATTGAGCATTTCAATGGTCAAAAGactcaaaaaataaatgaattaaaaaggcACTGCTCAAGTCAAAAGCTTTACAATCGTATGAAATCTGTCCATCGTGTAAACACAACCGATCAGATGCAAACACGTCGGCAGGAATCACTGATCAGACAGATTTAACCAACCACACATgaacatctcaccaggagacttcAAACTCTGATCAGCTGCATCGATCAAATTAAAAATCGATGTGCCAAAActtcttcagttaaatgaagacaaaattgaaataatagtttttggagccaaggaagaaagattaaaagtcagttctcagcttcatgagatgagggagaattttctacaattaaatgaagacaaaactgagattattctgtttggtagcaaagagaagagggtcagcattggtaaacacctggagactcgggcttttaaaatcaccaaccaagttcatAACCTGGGAGTgctgatagactcagacctgactttcagcagccacatcaaagctgtcactaagaagctttttaccagctcagaaacatcaacagaattaaaagtttagtctcccagaaagaccaagagaaactcatccatacattcatctccagtagactggatgactgtaatggtcttttaacaggacttcctaaaaagagcattaaacatctgcagctcatccagaacgctgctgctagagttttaaccaggactaagagatctgaacacatcacaccagttttgaaatctttacactggcttccagtcagtcacagaatagattttaaaacccttctgcttgtttacaaatcccagaatggtttaggcccagaatacatctgtgatatgttcagagaatataaacctagcagagctcttagatccaaagactctggtcaactagtccagaccagagtccagactaaacatggagaagcagcatttagatgttatgctgcaaacaaatggaacaaactgccagtggagattaaactttccccaaatgtagacatttttaaatccaggttaaaaacatttcttttttcatgtgcctatgcatgaattctgcacggtaacttttttttaactaatcttgcttttaatcattttaatgtaatttattattttattgtgattatgtgttgattatgtgttgatgccttttactattctaaatatctgtaatatctttgttttatgtaaagcactttgaattgtcctgtacatgaaatgtgctatacaaataaactgccttgctaTGCCTTgccttcaaacagcaaagttcaaaactaacaaccaagccagaaaacTTATCACTTTTCTAACATTCACACACCTGTTGTAGAACACATGCTGACACTTACCTTGATAGGCATCATCCATCGCAGCGTAATCGGCTATCGGCTCGTCAGCCTGCGAGGAAACAACGTGAGAACTGTTTGTGAAGGCTGGTGCTACAGATTTCCaagtaaaggaaaagaaagactgCGTACCTTCAGACAGATGATGCTCTCTGGAATGATTCCCAGACTTCCCAGCGTGGCCGAGTCATCTGTCAGACTTCTTCCATCCATGGAGAGGTTCTGGTCAAATGGAGCCACGGAGAAGGCGTGCATGATCTACAGAGCAGAGCAGAGTTAGTGGTGTGTTCATGGTCTGCAGCGCTGCGTCCTGCAGTGTAAATCCTCTCACTTGGATCTTCAGCTCTTTCAGCGTCTGATTGGCTGAGACGATGAGGGCTTTCTCTCCGCGGAGCTTCCTGTGTCGGGTGCTTCTTCTGATTCCACCCAGTTTGGTCAGGTTGGTCACAGTGGGAGCAGCTGCTGATGCCGCGCTGCTGTCATCACCCAACTTCAGTCGTTTCGCACCATCTTGTGACTGAAAGAGAAACTATgattaatgtttaattaaaagatCAACGACTCATTTTTGGTGACTTAAAACGGTGAGGTCAAACACAACAGACATGAAGATGAAGCAAATCTGATGTCTAACTAATGCTGGAGCTTCACTGTGAGACTGGTGTAGACTAACAACACGGTCTTGTTCCTGACAGTTGGCTCATGTGACTCATGAAGACGATGTGCTACAGTGTGATCACCTGACTGAAGTCTGGATCTTTCTC
Protein-coding sequences here:
- the LOC121636696 gene encoding zinc finger protein 623-like, which encodes MPPVRMVQSSFKMLKLEQLKVFVNERLTAAAAEIFGAVERTILELHNDAFVSGEEGKHSGLLTVAEPLEPEETALITAASPGLGSSGINSSNQSFHTQVKQQNEEDWQNEDKEMLQDLLRNEATPGLNSTQSSEPSASCFQFFLPHSSAEGRKTEEAGSYDQTDFFQPVSSNSGEENYVSDAEHRGSNPLWMAVKSKVRAKQSLNAKKKTNPFCCRMCGESFHCRNSFVLHVNSHTENMPVILPSREDNLCHICGKTFTTSTHLKRHMLIHTGQRPYLCKECGKTFARGECLRIHMRIHTVERPYTCQVCGKGFRQRSNLITHTRMHTGEKPYRCDICSRPFAYKKDMLRHMQIHTKT